DNA sequence from the Dreissena polymorpha isolate Duluth1 chromosome 3, UMN_Dpol_1.0, whole genome shotgun sequence genome:
AAAATGCATAACTGTGTGGATAAAAAAAGAAGGTCTTCACAGATGAGTAATTTTTATACTAGTGGTATAATTAATTGAaactatacacatttaaacaaattctTAACCAAATACATATAATTTACAGGTAGGTATAAAGTTACGTCCACAGAATTAAATTGTACTTACAGGCTCAAATGAAACCTTTAGATATATTTGCCCATTGGCCCAAATATATGCACGTAGACATAAACTATATGCCTTTGGGCAAACATTTGTCCCTTTTGCGTATTTTGGAACTTACTTTTGAACCTAAATAGAACGTTGCAGTTGTGGTccttttggtaaaaaaaaacatgttggaCTTGTGGCGAATAACGGTATATTGATTGGTGATTCTACTATTGAGATTGAATTTGTAtaattacacattaaaaatgtaGCTCAACCAGTACGTCAGATTTAAAAGAGTACCACAATGCCGGGGACTAACAATTAGAGAATTAATGCATGTATAATACTTATTGACAATTTCCCAACAGTTCTACTAATCCGGAATAATTTATCCATGATGATGCGATCATGCTGAAATACGACATCGAATTGTTTTCTAGATTGTTTCGAATGTTCATATACTAATTTCTGCGTAGTAAATACTTTGATATCATTCTCCTCTTTTACGAAATGAATTTGCCTACTCAAAAAAGTTCAGACATGTACATGAAAACAAGTAGTTTAATATAACAATATCCGCATTATTGTATATTAGCGGTGAAAGGTTGAAATATTTTCGATAAATACATCTAGCGCCTTAAGGTTACATATATGTGTTAAATCGCAAGTCCGGTCAGTTTGGTAATATGATCTAATGGTTTGGTGCATGGTGCATATAATTTATTCAGTTTAAATGATATTCCTATGTACTATCAAATTAAAGGTGCATATAGATGAAAAAAGAGAAACAGCATTTTTGCACTTCCTTGGCGTAGGGGTGTCTATCCTACAAGTTTTGCTCTTTGTATTCATACTCACCAACAACAAGCCCAACGACATGCCGACAAGAACCCGTGTTTTATTTGTATGGTTTATATTTTGAGTGACAACgtatatactttatttaaattgtgttcTTCACAATTTGATGGCCTTATTTTTGAAATCATGTATTGTGATATATTGTTTTGAAGCTTAGTTATGGTAAAAACTGCAATCAAATAATGCATCTTTTATATGAAACACTGAAGGGATTAAGAAAAACAATAATTCACCCACTTTTGCCGCTAACAAAGCACGCATTTTTAACGATAAAACTATAGAACTTAACGAACATCAAATTATACTTATTATAGTTCTTAGAATAGCAGTGAATACCCTGTTATATTTATACTCAAGGAATACTGGACATACATGAACGTACACTATTGAGACTATGTATTTAACTACATTATGTTCTTAAGGagaatataatatgctaagttaATCATATACAACGTGCATAGTTATTGCTAAATGACACAGATAAtatgaacataaaatacattaaataacttTTCCACGCAATTAAAGACATGCATTAAATTATGTATACAGTGAATATCATACATAACGGCAAATGCATTTATTCAAACACACTTTCAGTTTGTAATAACTAAATGCTTCCTGTCCACATACACACAATTAAATAATCATTATGTGCCAGTATGTTCATAGTTGTGGCTTCGTGGCGTTTGTTCATACCGCTCAGTCACCGGTGTCAGGTTAAGTCTCTAGGGTGAAGTCACGTGACTGAGTTTGAGTGAAGTCACGTGACTGAGTTTGAGTAAAGTGACTACAGGAGGAATGGGATCACCGCCTTACGAGATTTCGGATAGTCATCGAATTTGGACAGATAGTACCTgcagtaaaaaaagaaaaatcgcACATTTAATTAATGTATACATTCATGGTAAACAATGACCCCCCTTAATAAAAGTTACAAGTTTGAATATACATTGTAGCTGATATtgagtaatttggagagttctggtattatccttatattttgtgacacatggattgcttatataaataaaaatttgtttaaagaaacCAAAAGGAGCACAAATGGCCGAGAGGTTAAAAACCTAGACTTTTGTAAGTCTTTCTAGACTAGACTTTTACATCAAgagtaagtggttcgagcccaggatTAGAtaactttgtgtgtttttttctttaactttattcttgttttatactggagctttttagttccaatgtttacatttataaatttaaagcatttaatgacgatcttcaaaacatgccgaattctttgaacaggtccctttaatttACCATAACCAGATTCAGGAAAACATGGGAATATACTACATGATATCGATAGttgatattaatataaatgaatataatgtGAATCCCACTCAATTACGCCGATCAAACGCGTTAGGTTCGACACTACATGATACATTTGTGATAAGCTTTCATCATGACGGAATAATATGTGTATTGTTCTGTGAAAATCGGacaaaaatgcatgtgcgtaaagactgcaccggctaatctgggacgacacttttcgcctaaacttgattttcgggacttcattgaaacttaaaaaacccataaaagcttaaagtgtcgtccctgagaacgcggctcatatcagCGCCATACTTGTGGTGCTGCCAAGCTCGCGGTCCAATGTTGCAGCACGTGAAGAACGAGAACGCGAGGGCGGGAAACGACCACGTGGCCACCGCAAAACCGAACCACTCCAGAATCTCGCCGAAAAGGTTCGCTCCCGAAACATAGTTAAACATTCCACCTAAAATAAATATTCGTggatatgaaaataataaacaccATCAATAGTTATACCACAAGGGGCTCTGAAGGGGTGACAAAAGGGCCTTTGACTGCTTTAATCTGTTGAGGTCGAATGATTCACCGTGCATACTTGTATCTGAATCCCCCTCGGGCTATTACCGCCAGTTTGCTTCATAATGCCCTTTATGTTCAATATCACTGTATCTGGCGTGCAAAATATCCGGGTCTTTATAAACAGGATCTACGTTCCAACCAGTTAAGTACTCCAGGACCCATGATTAGATTAACGAGTCAGAGACCCACCTTAAAACAATAGCTTTCAATATCAAATCCCGTAAGTACCCGCCTCTCCGCGTCCCTACGGGACAAGAGGAACATTGATAAGtgcaacaattctttaaataaattgatcatgACATTATATTTCAAATAGGTAAACAACATAAACTGAATAATAGTACACTAGTTAAGGTTAAAAACTATCGCTATGATACAACGACGATAAGAGTTACtatttccaaatataattttaaaaaagagaaCGCTATAATACGGATGATGGTGTCTTCTCTTACCTTTAGGGATCTTGTAGCCTGTTTCGCCTGGTTGTCTCAGATTGCGCAGGATGTGATCAGATTGTATGTTAATAAACATACCCGCGAAAAAGATAACCACACCTAAAATTAGATTTCAACTTATATAATATTATCGGTATTGCTTattcaaaaaatgcaaataatctAACATAAATGTAAAATCATAATCATTTATTGCAATTGTAATATTAATTATGAATGTCACATGTTTTATATCCCCATCAATTTGTCAAACACTAAGAAttgtacacaaaacaatcatTACGATTAGCTTTTTTCAGGGAAGCTCTGCTGTCTTACCcaggttttttttaccttaaccctttgcatgctgggaaatttgtcgtctgctaaaatgtcgtctgctgaatttctaaaattagcattttcttcgatttttttcaaagaatattatcagaatagcaaacaatttggatcctgatgagacgccacgttctgtggcgtcttatctggatccaaactgtttgcaaaggccttcaaaattcggttcccgcactgagagGGTTAATTGATCTAAGTCAACATGAATAGAATGTTGGAGATTTTTTCAAGCTAACAGACccgattaaaaaaacacacattagtTTGGCCGAATTGAAAATTATAGGGAATCAGAAGTGAGTTTTGCAACGATGCTAGCCGAATGTTTAGCctgaatgtatattttataaagaaataataaacaacTAAAATAGTGCCACACTTAACTCTCCTATTTGTGCGTGTCCCTTTATAGTGTCCAGAGCGCGTACATTTAAAGCAGGTGTTCTTACTTTACACAATTAGGtcataagaattttttttaattatacgcGTTAAAAAGGCAATTACTTATCCCAATTAGATTACTTATAGAAAACCATTAAGCACTTATTGATTAGGCTGCTTACAAGGCAGTACAAAATACATGTCACAGACACAAAGTTGAAACTTTGAGTGGATATCGTTCAGATCTTGACATGACATGCAATTTATGAGAAAAGCAAACCTAAGCCAAAAACAATCATATTGTATTGGTTTACCTATCCATATATGTGTTCTGGTCCACCAGTTGTTGCCGTAGTCTGCGTGGAAGAGAAGGAAGGCCGACTGAAGGTAGCCATTGACGAAGCAGAACACAAGGGCGAGAAAGAACGGCACGAACGGAGTCGGCTTACCTCCCCTGATTAGAAAAGGGAATATGCACGCTCTGAAATAAATAGAAACTGTTGTGcgatcaatatttttttaaagaatataatgATAATATCAAAAGAAAGATAGACAATAAAAATTATTCTTGACATACTGCATAATCTCTAAGAAGTATTTTTATGGTTTagcataaaataacaaatacataaaataacaagaaagtGGCAACGCTACATAGCGGGGTTTAACGTTTCAGTTGCAAGTTTAATTGCGCAATCCCAAGCTAGCCCTGCGTGTAAGCTCTCTGACCACAACATTTCAGCGAAATATCTACATTCAAACTCAAGTCTTTAGCAGACACCGTTGTCTTCATAGATGTTAAGTAACATACATAACGATGATTAGACATACAAGACAAATAGATGGTAAACCTAGAGTGCCCTCCggtaacaataataatactagtaataaaaataaactaatataaaatatgtattattatcatcattaatgatactactactactaccactaccactacaacaacaacagcaactactactactactactactgctgctgctgctgccgccgccgccaccgccaccaccaccaccactactactattactactactactgctgctgctgctattactaccactactacttctacttctactactacttctgctactgctactactgctgctgctactactactactactactactactactactactactactactactattactactactactactactactactactactactactactactactactactattactactactgctgctattactaccactactactactactactactactactactacaaaaactactactactactactactactacttctactgctgctgctgctgctactactactactactactactactactacttctactactactactactactactactactactactactacttcttctactactactactactacttcttctactactactactactactcctactacttatactactactactattactactactactactgctactactgctgctgctactactactaatgctactacagtgtactactactactaataataattatacatcaCAAAGTTGTTATAATATATGCAAATTATGAGGGAAACCGTAATTTAGAGTTATAAACCCAGCAATTTTACATTGGATCGATCTTTGTGAACCTTACTGTAGGTCTCAGTAGCTGACAACCTGTTGGTCCCGATCTCGTAAGCATATTTTGTATCAAACAGAAAGTAAGAGCAGGGCAAAAGTCAAATTAGACAGTAAATAAAACATACCTTTGAAAATAGTGTATGACAAACAATGAAAATAGCAAAACATTCGGCGCCTTTCGTAAGCCGGGAGCATCTTGGAAGATAAATATCACTGGAACTGCAAACGATGGGATCTCTTGAACGAACCATGCCAACTTTCCATTAACGAAAATTCCCCATCCATCGCGTGTATAGCGACCATACGGGGCGGTTATTCCAGAAATTAGCAAGAACAACACTAACACCGATGTAACAATGTATGTATACGAAACTAGATGCAGAATATAAATGTCGTTCTGGTAAACGAGATTTACCAACGTCGTTAACGTTGAAATTTCCATTGTAAATTGTCAAATGCACACAGTGAGCGATATTGTCCTTATGTAAACCGATCTACAGTGAGACTCAACAATCGTTATCCGGGTTAACGGGTAAAGTTTTCGATGGTTTAAAATACGCAATTAGCTCTTGAGGTTACTTCCTTTTATGAGGCGTTGGCTTGGGTAAATCAAAACCTCAAGTTTCCCGAGCAAGGGATAAAATAATGCTCGTTTACCCAATGTCTTCATTTGAACGTACTTTTTTGTAAGCAGGATTAGACATTTTGAGTCAATTCTATGTCAAAAGTGAAACGCTTAATGTATGCTATATTTTGGCTTTTGATAAGTTGTTTAAAACAGCGCGTTCTCAAAAGCTGCAGTAAGCATAGCAATATTTAGAAATCCTCTACGCAAATGTTCCTGTGATGAATATTTGCAAGTAAGAAAATagtaagtgattttttttaaagaagggaATCGCTGCGCTGCGCTCGCTCTGTACCGTATTAACATATAAGATTCGACTTAATATGTTCGAACTTTAACAGTATCAGTAGCCGTTTTTTTACGGATGAAGTAATATTTCTTACATACACTGTATTATTTATTTCTTACGTTGCTAGTTTTGTAGGACGACACGTGGAAACtaattttttaaaataag
Encoded proteins:
- the LOC127874624 gene encoding 3-oxo-5-alpha-steroid 4-dehydrogenase 1-like, giving the protein MEISTLTTLVNLVYQNDIYILHLVSYTYIVTSVLVLFLLISGITAPYGRYTRDGWGIFVNGKLAWFVQEIPSFAVPVIFIFQDAPGLRKAPNVLLFSLFVIHYFQRACIFPFLIRGGKPTPFVPFFLALVFCFVNGYLQSAFLLFHADYGNNWWTRTHIWIGVVIFFAGMFINIQSDHILRNLRQPGETGYKIPKGGMFNYVSGANLFGEILEWFGFAVATWSFPALAFSFFTCCNIGPRAWQHHKYYLSKFDDYPKSRKAVIPFLL